In Thermococcus sp., a genomic segment contains:
- a CDS encoding ribonuclease P protein component 4 — MSKKFIRQREQREKRRIARERVNVLFTLAERVFPYEPELANRYVEIALAVQQKARIRMPRKWKRRYCKKCNSFLVPGKNARVRLRSRPYPHVVIKCLNCGHIMRYPYLREQKKRRRERQKGADSSP, encoded by the coding sequence ATGTCCAAGAAGTTCATTCGCCAGAGGGAGCAGAGGGAAAAGCGCAGAATCGCCCGCGAGAGGGTAAACGTCCTCTTTACCCTCGCAGAGCGGGTTTTTCCCTATGAGCCAGAGCTGGCCAACCGCTACGTTGAGATAGCCCTCGCGGTCCAGCAGAAGGCCAGAATAAGGATGCCGAGGAAGTGGAAAAGGAGGTACTGCAAAAAGTGCAACTCCTTCCTCGTCCCGGGCAAAAACGCCCGCGTGAGGTTAAGGAGCAGGCCCTATCCCCACGTCGTGATCAAGTGCCTCAACTGCGGCCACATCATGAGGTACCCCTACCTGAGGGAGCAGAAGAAAAGGAGAAGGGAGAGGCAGAAAGGAGCTGATTCAAGCCCCTGA